The genomic window GGAATGTTAGCTTGCAGAGGTACTTACAAGGCCAATGAGAAATCGAACAGCTACTTTGCCAGATCTTACTGCCTCGTATTGCATCCAAGATCTTCTCAATGCCATACGCCGCTTAAAATTATTTCCAGTGGAGAAAACACCCACCAATAGTTCTATTCTTGTCCCGGAAAGAGATGGAGCTTTAAGTTTCTCTTCTATGATTAAAGATGCATGGTCATCGGGAATGGGCAGTCTTGTGGCTAAGACagataaaattttcaaaccaCCTGAGACTTTGACTGCACTGACTAACCATGGCTCGAGCTTCTGAAAATTAGATATGTCAGTTTTAAACAAAGCAACAACCTCAAAACTAACATGGTATAGTCATCCTTTACCTCCCTGTAAGCAAATGAAGTCTCGTGCCGCCCATTTATCGTCATATGAAAACCTTCTAAGCCAAACCACAATGCGGCAGTGAAGGGACTCCCTTTGAGAAATGGAAAATTAgcatttgaaagagaaagttCCATAGTTGCATCATCGTTGGAACTCTTTTCCGAAATGATTCTACCGGTCTGTTTGTTGCAGAGAGGAAGTTCATCAACTACAATGGTTGCCAAGAGACTTTTCAACAATCCATCGAGATGACATACAAGAGAAAAGATATGTGAGTTCTGTTACCTAAATGATTTTTCAATGATCCATGATATTGGCATCGCTCTTCGTTTCCCCAACCTAGCTTCTCTGTCCATGTATTTTGCACTATCGATGGTTTAGAAAAGTTCACATTGTAACGCAAGATTATTGGCCGACGAGTTTCTCCTGATAATCCCGAGCCAACGAGCTGAATCTGGAAGCTACTAGAATGTTCATCAGGAATACCAACCAAAGTTATTGAAGAATCTTCAATTAAACCACAAGGAAGCTCAAGAAGTACATGACTTAAACCAGACAAATCCTTATCAAATGCAGTGACAAAATCCGGACAGATTCTTCTAATTTCCTTAGAGACCATACCAGAAGAATAagctctcttctctctattGATTTCTAAAACCAAACCTTTCATTGCCAATGTAGCTTCTTCTATCCCTTGAGCAGTTTCTGGCAAAGCATCTGGCCTTTCAAGAAATGGACGCATTCGAGACCATACAAGCATTCCATTggacacttcttcttctccaaaaaagCTCTTGTTTGAAAATAGATAATCAAGATCTTCCAAAGTCATAAAATGTGGCTTCTTTGCGGGTTCATGAACACTCTCTCCTTCTATACTAGAATCATCCACAGTGTGAGTGTGATCAGATTGTTCATAACGGATGATGAAGATCAATGTAAGAACCATAATGGAGACTCCCACCGACCAATCCCTCATTCTGACTGAAgtgaaaccaaatttgaatCTCACCACTGACATGAATTGCTTCATTGAGTAACCTAAAGTAAAACGCAGATTACGAATTAGAGTTAGCATAATCCGATTCTTATTCTCACAATCCTAATAAAAGAAGAACTCAAACAATGGTCAACGAACTTTGGAACCGGTGTTGTATACTTCAGACATAACTAACCAGAGACATTTAagctaaaagaagaaagattaaaCTGAATTGGTGCAGAAAGGATCAGTCTTTAATGGATATAAGGAGACCCAGAAGCAAGATCATAGTAAATTGTTGTTTACTATTACTTAGCACTAACAAAGAAATATagctcaaaagaaaaacagctTAGTCACTGTTTCAATAGCTGAAAAGTTGTGTTTATTGTAAAATTGAGAAGCTTTACCCGTTTTATATTGAATTTCGATGATCTTTCAAGTACATAATTCATGAAGATCCAAGATCAGCCAAATGCAGTTTCAGAGCCCAGGCAGAGACGACGAAGGCCAGCTGAAGCAGAGAGCATCTTGTTGCTATAGGAAACGACGTTGTTTTATATAACAACGAAACGATGTCAGTTATTTACAAtgaaaacgatgtcgttttaacttttttgtatTGCTTTGTTTTGTACTCTTGGACTACTAACTAGGActctaataattttttttgtccatttttttgtacttggagatcaaaatcatttcaaattttcctgaaataaacaaattctcCGAGAGataatcttcttttcatttcttaaatCTCATAATGACAGGCAAATGGAATAACTTGGCTATATAGGATTGGTTGGTTAgaacaaatatgaatagagagagagactaCACTATACTGTTTACTAAACAGACTTTCCTAAATTAGAAAGTCTCtgttctcctcctccaccacccgTGGCGGATCGTGGACTGAACGGAGCTCTTCCAGCGGACGATCGTGGACTAATCTCTCCACCTCCTCTGAAATCACTTAAGCTCCGAATGTACACTTTCTCCGACACCCTTGGATTCTGAAAACTCACCACTCTTCTCATCAACTCCACTCCTCCTCCCGCCGGCGAACCTACCGTCGATCCACTTCCTCCACCGCCTAGCTTCAAGCTGCTCACTTTCCTTAtctctcctctgcttctcGTAAACATTCCGTCCATCACTTCTCCACTATCCGCAAACGACGTCGCACGGCTCACTTCCCCTTCCTGCACACAACCACGAAGAAACCAGTATATTACCGGTATGTTCTCGATAAAGCCTTAAGcttttgaagagaagaagaagagaattaaTTACCGGTTTGAGATTGAATGATAAGATAGCAGGTGCTTCTTCATACTCTGCAGCATCCAAGTCTTGAAGATGAGCTCCTTTGAAGAAATTAGGCAACACATATTGCCTAACTGGAACAAGAAACATTATCATCAACGGGAACAAAACTCCGGCCACCGGAACCCACGTGATGCCAAAGCAGACCAGTAAGTAAGCGGTTTGAAACAGAGTAAACATCGCCATTGTCTTAAACGGAACCGTTTCAATAAACACAGCATGATTATCCTCAAGAACTCTGCACAAAAAAAGAGACCAAAGTTCACAGAGACCATGAGAATACACCAACAACAAGATTTTcagattgatgaagaaaggtttgttttttacttgaaTCTTCTACTTGGGGCAGTGAAGAGAAGCACGATCCTTTCCCAGAATTGATTCCCTGGGAGGCTTTCGATTGCCATGTAAGCGAAGTAACCCCAAAGAACCGAGCTTGGGATTCTTTTGATCAAAGGCATTGCTGCAACACATCCAGCCACCATCATAGCTTGAAGAAAGTTGCTTACTCTTTGTTCTTTTACTTCTACTGGCAGAATATTCTCCACTTCCGTCTCTATATCGAACACTGTTTCATCGACCAGTGCATCGGCGTTTGAAGCCTTTTGAATATGTGACTGCTTGAGTCCTTGAATCTGATATTGCACCGTGCTTGATCAGGGATGAGTTAAAAAGGTcaaattataaactaatatatagaTGATACCAACATACCCGAGAAGGCTCTTGGTGTATCAGAGGGCTCTGCATTTGTTGGTAAGCTTCTTCCATGCTTCCATAGACTTCTCCAATTGTTGCATTGTTTCTGATGCATTTACGCGCAGCTGCCACGAGTTTGTTTCGAAGTAACTGCACATCAACCAGTTTTTAAATGCCTTTTGAGAAATACAATTGAAGGCCTACATAAAACACACTACAATATGTAATCAAACCTGGTGATTCAGTGTTGCCAAGCTTTTTGTGTGCATTGGAGACTGAGGGATGACACCATTGGATGGAGGAATTCCGATGAGACCGCAAAGGATTGTCTACAAAAGAAGAGTTCCAACCTTTCATATTTCGTAACTGGTCAAGTCAATAAATCAGTCAAGAAAAACATACACTTCATCTCTTACCAAGAAACCTAGAAGAAACAGATCATAATGGTAAGCAGGAGGCTTTCTCAGATTGAAATCTTCCTGCTGTGCGAGCTGCGAGGCTACACTATGGTCAAAGTAGTAAAGAACCGCAATCATTGACGCTGGAACAACCGCTAAAAGAATGTAAAGCACAGGTACATCCACCATCTCCTGCAGTTTATTCATCATGCACTTTCATGAATATCAACATGAAGCATTAATAGTAAAGAGAATAATAAGTGTAGAGGAAGTGATTAGTGCCTTAATGACAGTCCAATTCTGATATGCACCAGGAGACCATGGATTAGGACTAACAAGACGTCTTGGTATCCCTTGAGGAACACTTTTCCAAGGTATGTATGATATACAAGTCCACACTACCACCATTACTGGAACACCATAATCTGCTATAAACCCACGTAACCATTCTGCAATGACAAGGATACCGATGTTCCTGAGGTTCTTGCTTGGAGAAGTAAATGACTTTTAGAcagatttttttggtttttgattcaCTGTTTGAATAAATATCAAGGTTCCTTACCAGCACCAAATCTCCAAGACCTTGCTTTTCGGCTTTTTAGTCCAGTATAGAGAAGTCCAgaagacaaaaccaaaccgaacatTCCATTTGCAAACACCCAAGCAGGTTGAAACTCAGCTGATCTTGGATTTGTTCTTCCGGGGACACCAAACTCATCCACAATGCCCTGAAAAGTAGAGTTTCAACATAAAGGAATGCCTTTGGTGCAAATGCTAGTATAAGTTGTGAATGTAATTGATAAAGAAAGCTCTTTTACTTACTCTAATGGCTTCTTGCATGAAAAGCATGGCTATTAGAATACCAAACAGTTCCCCAGCAAGTCGAGTGAATCGATTGATGAAGGTGCAAGCGCCTAATACAGctaacaagaacaacaacagcCCCGTCCACAAGCAAACccttaaaaagaaatcatccatgaaaaacaaaaaggacaATGCCCCTCTCATAAATTTTTGAGACtttaaaagcttttgaaaGGAACTGAGCTatgcaaagagaaaaacttgaGTTTACCATCCGGTCCACGCTAGAAAGAGATTAGAGCCCAAATCCGTTCTACTTTTAGCAAAATTGAACATGAAGGTGTACATTATAACAGTAGGCTCTGCAACACCAAGAATCAACAATGGTTGTCCACCAATAATGGAATGTATCACTCCACATAATGCAGTCGAAACTAAGGTTTGAACAGCGGTAATCTTCCCATCTTGttgcaaaagaaacaaaacacacaagttTTCTGTTACTCTCACAATAATCAAAGACAGATTATTTGAATGAGGGAACAAAAAGAGTTATCATATACCAGTATCTCTTTCCAACTGTTCTCCAAATGTAATCACCGGAATAGCGGATGCAAAGAATATGTAAGTTGTTGGTGCCAGAATCctataatatttttgcatAAATTAAGTTACTATCAAAGCTCAAGCATCAACATTTCCTGAAAAATGAATATACCTAAATCCAGCTCTGAGACCACTGATCCAATCTTGCTTGTAGCAGTTGAGTCTCCCTTTGACATCTTTCTTTATACCCTGAAACGGGACAAAGCTCTCTGCTTCGTCCATGTAGATTTGGTGTGTTCAAGTTTTCAGTGTCCTACAAAACAACACTCAGTTCTgttaaaactcaaaacccaGGATTATGATGCATGATTAAGATAAAGCATGTAGTAACCAAGATAGGAAATCTGATACAACTAGAATGATttagattgaaaaaaattccaatagtgtaaccaaaataaacaaagagtAACGAATAAATCTTAATACCCTTTTAATTACTAAGAAACTCAGATCCGAATACAAATATTTGCAGGAACCTTAAAAGAAACCCAAAGAAATGTCTTCAAAAGCGTTAATTGCGGAGGATGTCTTTAAAAGGAGTTATGTAGATTTGATAATGGGTGATTTGGCAAACAAAAAGGTGAGAACTTTACAACACATTTAGTACGGAAAGCtcatagaaaaatcaaaagctgGCGAGAAGTAAAAAAGTCATGGGATCTCTGAGCTTGGATTCAAGAATgactgagagagaaagaaagaaaaacacttaCCAGAGACAAATCAGCTCAAAATGACTAAAGGAACACAACTTTAGAAGACTGAGAGAAAATAGCTTTCGTTTTCTAGGCTTGACCTCTCTAGTCTCTATACAAGAGCCGTGGGAGATTTTTTATCAGTTAAAAACTACTGCTggaggagaaaaaaacaacagtaaaattggattttaaaaaaggGAAGAGAGTGTGATGTGTTGAGATCTGATGAGAGGAGAGAGATGTCTGTCTCTGTGTCTCTTTGACTCCGGTTTCAGACAATGCTCGTGATTGGTTTTGTACACTTCTTCCGCCTAACACGGCGTTTAAATGTCTCTTATCACTCTTTTACcaatttttctataaatgaGATTAAGTTAAGAGTCAAGTTGGTTCATTTATCTCATTCTCATCTCTTCCAAACTAAgacatttttagatttttgagtcatacatttttctcGGATTGATGAATTGGAatctttttccaaaaacatgTCACATTTTCTGACAATGACGATTTACTTGATTTAAtgggtttttagttttttacaaATTCTTTGGACGAATTTTCCTAATAAATATCTTCTATTTACTAGCTAGTGGCATCCTAATCTACAGTACTAATGGGCGGTGATTTCCAGCACTCACTGATTAGAAAATACTAGTTTGCTAACCATTTTTTATAGTATTCATTTTTCTCGCATAATTTATACTATAATTTTAATTCACTCTacaaacatctttttttttttcttttgtaatacactcttttgtattttattaagaTACGAAACACATACATCAAGCTAAAAAGGTCATAGACAACAAACTAGccaaagcaaaacataaaacctAAGACTTTTCAAAACGAAAAGCCCAACTATGAAGcccaacaagaagaaaccgCATCAGAAGAGATATCAATCTTATTCTTAGCCCAACAcattaccaaaaagaaatcttaTTCTTAGCCCAacaagcagagagagagagagactcaGACTACCTTAGGGATCCGTTTTTCAACTTTCCCCCAATTTCTCTCCAGAAATCGAATCgaactttgttcttcttcttcgtccaAGCTTTAGAATCGAAAATCGATGGCGGATCAAAGTTGTAAGCCGTTGCAGTTTTTCGTGAGACTACTCGACGGAAAATCAGTAACCCTAACCTTTTCCTCTCCGATAGCGTGTGGCGAGCAGATCAAGCAGCGGATCTTCGAGCAAACGAAGATTCCGACGCATCTACAGAGATTGATAAGCGGAGGATTCCAAATCCCCGGCGCATCCGCGATTTCTCAGTCTGACACCACCATGAATCTTGTCCTGTCCCTCCGTGGAGGCAAAGGTGGACTCGGATCGTTACTTCGTAATGTGGTTATGAAAGCTGGAcagaagaagacaaacaaTTTCGATTCGTGTAGGGATATGAGTGAACGGAGATGTAAACGCCGAGAACAGGCTTCAGGAGTGGAAGGATGGTGAATAAGGGAggaattttgagaaaaaggCTCTTGAGTATCTGAAGGAGCAATCCAATAATGCTAAACAAGGTGTTGGAGATGGAGCTACGCAGAAGAATGTCAACAAGTATAAGGGGGGATCTGATAAGTGTATTTTGGCTGTGCATTTGGCTTTGAACGAAACTTTCAAGAATGGGAATAAGagaaaagggaagaagatGGGTACTGCAGAATCTGAAAAATCGAAACGAATCAAAATATGGAATGGAAAGAGAGCTGTTGAAGATAGTGACAGTGATGATAGCAGTGACGAGGAAGATGAGAAATCTGTTGTTGGTGGTCAAGTTGATTCAGATCATAAGGATACTGATGAAAGCTCAGGCTCTGTTTTGGATGGATCCCATGATGGTGAGAACGACTTTGTAGTGCACCAAAGTTCAGATGTAGTTAAGGGAGAGATCACGGTTGTTCAAAGAATTAACGAAGAGAAGATGGATGATTTTGCTGTTGCTGATGCAATGGATCAACTTGAAAAGGTGGAGAAATCAAGTGGAAACGATGATTTTGTCGTAAAGAGAGGAGGAACTGCGAAAGAAAGAGTGTGTTGCAAACCTGTTGAACCGCTTAACTTTGCTGAGTTCAAAGCAGCCACAGATATGGAGGTTTTGGGGATGGAGAGATTGAAGACTGAGCTTCAGTCACGCGGTCTGAAATGCAGAGGGACATTGCGAGAGCGAGCTGCGAGGCTATTTTTACTTAAATCAACGCCCCTCGATAAGCTCCCGAAGAAATTACTGGCCAAGAAATGAAGACCAACATCCATCTTCAAAAAGATTACAcccttttgaagttttttggCTTGTAGTTCAAATCATACAAGCCATTATGTAAATAAGAAATGTGTGTTAGATGACAAGGCCTAGGAGTTCAAATGTTTCAGTTATCTTTGGTTAAGTCCCTACCGAAATGGGTTCTAAGCccaaatgttttaaaaacctATAGCCTTATTTGAAAAAACGACAATTTTCAGTCACCAAGCCTAAACTTCCTCTTATTAAAGACAagtttttctccttttaaaACACCATTAGCattaatcatcatcacattGATAACTAGATTTTACGATATTACCTTCCCACGTTATGCTTAtgcatgataaaaaaatattgatgatgCATTCATTACGATATTACCTTCCCACGTTATTCAAATTGGTAAGCCTCTGATGACCCCATCGTCTCTCTCCCATATCAGTGCCGGGAAACCGGAGCAGTTGCGTGACTTAGAGTATTCATGACGCAATGGCACCGTTGTACTTCATGttccaaaacaaataagaagacGCAACGCCACCATCCGTTTACTCCATTAGTATGTGTATATAAGCCATATCAAACTTCAACTCCTCCAAACTAACTTCGCTAGAGAATAATGGCATCTGTTTACTCCACCCTAACCTACTGGCTCGTCCACCACCCCTACATTGCCAACTTCACGTGGACCGAAGGTGAAACACTAGGCTCCACcgttttctttgtctttgtcgTCGTCTCCCTTTACCTCTCCGCCACATTCCTCCTCCGATACACCGTCGATTCACTCCCCACACTCGGTCCCCGCATTCTCAAACCAATCACAGCCGTTCACAGCctcattctcttcctcctctcctTAACCATGGCCGTTGGTTGCACTCTCTCCCTAATCTCTTCCTCGGACCCGAAGGCGCGTCTCTTCGACGCCGTTTGTTTCCCCCTCGACGTGAAACCTAAGGGACCGCTTTTCTTTTGGGCTCAAGTCTTTTACCTCTCGAAGATCCTTGAGTTCGTAGACACACTTCTCATCATACTCAACAAATCAATCCAACGGCTCTCGTTCCTCCACGTCTACCACCACGCAACGGTTGTGATTTTGTGCTACCTCTGGTTACGAACACGTCAATCGATGTTTCCTGTTGGGCTCGTGTTGAACTCGACGGTCCATGTGATTATGTACGGGTACTATTTCCTCTGCGCTATCGGATCGAGGCCCAAGTGGAAGAAGTTGGTGACGAATTTTCAAATGGTTCAGTTTGCTTTCGGCATGGGGTTAGGAGCCGCTTGGATGCTCCCAGAGCATTATTTCGGGTCGGGTTGCGCCGGGATTTGGACAGTTTATTTCAATGgtgtgtttactgcttctcTATTGGCTCTCTTCTACAACTTCCACTCCAAGAACTATGAGAAGACTACAACGTCGCCTTTGTATAAGATCGAATCCTTTATATTTATTCACGGAGAGAGGTGGGCAAATAAAGCGATTACATTATTTTCCAAGAAAAACGATTAAATTGTCatgattattatatatatatctagtttGGATATGTTGATGTGTGTTGTTAGTTGTTACTGTAAAATGTTGGGATGCATGgtttgaaattgttttatatattaacgAATAAGatgacaaaatatataaaaatgtcaCATAAAATCATCATGATCGTCTGATTCTTCTTATTGCATACATCTTTCTATACAACATTTGCCAACCAACGTTTCTTTAAAGGATTGGACACTGAGATTAgttctataatattttttatgccTACCAGTGTTGGTTCATCAACCACTGGTCGTACCAAACCCTCTCTTTATGATAATGGAGGAGAGAGTGACCACGGTTTTTAAGAGCCGCCGCTGCTACAATGGGCCTATCTCGTAGTCCTCATAAACCGGGCTAGAACTACGGGCTACGGCGGCGTGGCCCAATTCAACAAATAACAACAACAGTAGCATATCatctaaatataatattatacgATACTATActtaaaaaagataaaaacaagatCCTCTGGGACCCACTTTCATGAAAATTAGCCAATTGGGTAAGCCTTTGATCCTTCATCTCTCGCTAAACCATATCTTCAAACGTCAACTCCCCAAACTTCGTCGGCGATTCACCGGAGGCTATGGCATCAATTTACTCCTCTTTAACCTACTGGCTCGTTAACCACCCCTACATCTCCAATTTTACTTGGATCGAAGGTGAAACCCTAGGCTCCACCGTCTTTTTCGTATCCGTCGTAGTCTCCGTTTACCTCTCCGCCACGTTCCTCCTCCGATCCGCCATCGATTCACTCCCATCACTCAGTCCACGTATCCTCAAACCGATCACAGCCGTCCACAGCCTAATCCTCTGTCTCCTCTCCTTAGTCATGGCCGTCGGTTGCACTCTCTCAATAACCTCATCTCACGCGTCTTCAGATCCGATGGCGCGTTTCCTTCACGCGATTTGCTTTCCCGTCGACGTTAAACCTAACGGACCGCTTTTCTTCTGGGCTCAAGTCTTCTACCTCTCGAAGATCCTCGAGTTCGGAGACACGATCCTCATCATACTCGGCAAATCAATCCAACGGCTATCCTTCCTCCACGTGTACCACCACGCGACGGTTGTGGTCATGTGTTATCTCTGGCTCCGAACTCGCCAATCGATGTTTCCGATTGCGCTCGTGACGAATTCGACGGTACACGTCATCATGTACGGTTACTACTTCCTCTGCGCCGTTGGATCGAGGCCCAAGTGGAAGAGATTGGTGACGGATTGTCAGATTGTTCagtttgttttcagtttcGGGTTATCCGGTTGGATGCTCCGAGAGCACTTATTCGGGTCGGGTTGCACCGGGATTTGGGGATGGTGTTTCAACGCTGCATTTAATGCTTCTCTTTTGGCTCTCTTTTCCAACTTCCATTCAAAGAATTATGTCAAGAAGCCAACGAGAGAGGATGGCAAAAAAAGCGATTAGATTGGTTTCTTGGACAATAAGTAAAACCTCTCATTGTGTCTTGAATTGT from Arabidopsis thaliana chromosome 3, partial sequence includes these protein-coding regions:
- a CDS encoding GNS1/SUR4 membrane protein family (GNS1/SUR4 membrane protein family; FUNCTIONS IN: molecular_function unknown; INVOLVED IN: biological_process unknown; LOCATED IN: integral to membrane; EXPRESSED IN: 22 plant structures; EXPRESSED DURING: 13 growth stages; CONTAINS InterPro DOMAIN/s: GNS1/SUR4 membrane protein (InterPro:IPR002076); BEST Arabidopsis thaliana protein match is: GNS1/SUR4 membrane protein family (TAIR:AT3G06460.1); Has 2217 Blast hits to 2209 proteins in 254 species: Archae - 0; Bacteria - 0; Metazoa - 1418; Fungi - 362; Plants - 108; Viruses - 14; Other Eukaryotes - 315 (source: NCBI BLink).) gives rise to the protein MASIYSSLTYWLVNHPYISNFTWIEGETLGSTVFFVSVVVSVYLSATFLLRSAIDSLPSLSPRILKPITAVHSLILCLLSLVMAVGCTLSITSSHASSDPMARFLHAICFPVDVKPNGPLFFWAQVFYLSKILEFGDTILIILGKSIQRLSFLHVYHHATVVVMCYLWLRTRQSMFPIALVTNSTVHVIMYGYYFLCAVGSRPKWKRLVTDCQIVQFVFSFGLSGWMLREHLFGSGCTGIWGWCFNAAFNASLLALFSNFHSKNYVKKPTREDGKKSD
- a CDS encoding GNS1/SUR4 membrane protein family (GNS1/SUR4 membrane protein family; FUNCTIONS IN: molecular_function unknown; INVOLVED IN: biological_process unknown; LOCATED IN: integral to membrane; EXPRESSED IN: root; CONTAINS InterPro DOMAIN/s: GNS1/SUR4 membrane protein (InterPro:IPR002076); BEST Arabidopsis thaliana protein match is: GNS1/SUR4 membrane protein family (TAIR:AT3G06470.1); Has 2223 Blast hits to 2217 proteins in 255 species: Archae - 0; Bacteria - 0; Metazoa - 1419; Fungi - 367; Plants - 108; Viruses - 14; Other Eukaryotes - 315 (source: NCBI BLink).); this translates as MASVYSTLTYWLVHHPYIANFTWTEGETLGSTVFFVFVVVSLYLSATFLLRYTVDSLPTLGPRILKPITAVHSLILFLLSLTMAVGCTLSLISSSDPKARLFDAVCFPLDVKPKGPLFFWAQVFYLSKILEFVDTLLIILNKSIQRLSFLHVYHHATVVILCYLWLRTRQSMFPVGLVLNSTVHVIMYGYYFLCAIGSRPKWKKLVTNFQMVQFAFGMGLGAAWMLPEHYFGSGCAGIWTVYFNGVFTASLLALFYNFHSKNYEKTTTSPLYKIESFIFIHGERWANKAITLFSKKND
- a CDS encoding ubiquitin family protein (ubiquitin family protein; CONTAINS InterPro DOMAIN/s: Ubiquitin (InterPro:IPR000626); BEST Arabidopsis thaliana protein match is: Ubiquitin-like superfamily protein (TAIR:AT4G01000.1); Has 8324 Blast hits to 4012 proteins in 617 species: Archae - 0; Bacteria - 0; Metazoa - 3789; Fungi - 883; Plants - 2106; Viruses - 164; Other Eukaryotes - 1382 (source: NCBI BLink).), whose amino-acid sequence is MADQSCKPLQFFVRLLDGKSVTLTFSSPIACGEQIKQRIFEQTKIPTHLQRLISGGFQIPGASAISQSDTTMNLVLSLRGGKGGLGSLLRNVVMKAGQKKTNNFDSCVGDGATQKNVNKYKGGSDKCILAVHLALNETFKNGNKRKGKKMGTAESEKSKRIKIWNGKRAVEDSDSDDSSDEEDEKSVVGGQVDSDHKDTDESSGSVLDGSHDGENDFVVHQSSDVVKGEITVVQRINEEKMDDFAVADAMDQLEKVEKSSGNDDFVVKRGGTAKERVCCKPVEPLNFAEFKAATDMEVLGMERLKTELQSRGLKCRGTLRERAARLFLLKSTPLDKLPKKLLAKK